From a single Cytophagales bacterium WSM2-2 genomic region:
- a CDS encoding LPS biosynthesis O-acetyl transferase, which translates to MIKNLVRSFLEYFIRNIPGGIGRKIRYSYYKLVLGGCGKDVYIDIGVVITDPRSVFLGNHVWIDNYVLILSGPPGEGRKIYRKANPKYQYKEGELHIGDNVHIAPMTVIQSHGGVMIGANSGVASGSRIYSFSNHYKDLNEPADVGPFHFTPLAPLKNQAYVLSPVVLEEDTAIGLNSVVLPGTTVTKGTWLGVSSYIQGAKIEPDSVYSSEMAKFIKRKNG; encoded by the coding sequence ATGATTAAGAACTTAGTCAGATCATTTTTAGAATATTTTATCAGGAATATACCCGGAGGCATTGGTCGAAAAATTAGATATTCATATTACAAACTTGTTCTGGGTGGTTGCGGAAAAGACGTCTACATTGACATTGGAGTCGTTATCACGGATCCACGATCAGTGTTTTTGGGGAACCATGTATGGATAGATAACTATGTTCTCATTTTGTCCGGCCCTCCTGGCGAGGGGCGAAAAATTTACAGGAAAGCAAATCCAAAATACCAATATAAGGAAGGTGAACTTCACATTGGTGACAATGTACACATAGCTCCTATGACGGTCATTCAGTCACACGGAGGGGTGATGATAGGAGCAAATTCAGGCGTGGCTTCCGGATCAAGAATATATTCGTTTTCGAATCATTATAAAGATCTGAATGAACCTGCCGATGTCGGTCCGTTTCATTTTACTCCGTTAGCACCGCTTAAAAATCAGGCTTATGTTCTTTCACCTGTGGTATTGGAGGAAGATACTGCGATAGGGTTGAACTCTGTTGTTTTACCAGGCACAACGGTAACAAAGGGTACATGGCTTGGGGTCAGCTCGTATATTCAGGGCGCTAAAATAGAACCGGACTCTGTTTATTCCTCCGAGATGGCAAAGTTTATAAAAAGGAAGAACGGATGA
- a CDS encoding GDP-perosamine synthase, whose translation MIPISQPSITQKEIDYVTDAVKSTWISSLGKYIDQFESDFADFCGTKYAISVSNGTVAIHLALVANGIGAGDEVIVPDLSFVATANAVLHAGATPVFVDIDPFNYCIDPLRIADAITPRTKAIMPVHLYGHPADMKSIMKIASRHKLIVIEDAAEAHGAKAYGKTVGNWGKCATFSFYGNKNLTTGEGGMITTNDDTLNLKCRYLRDHAMSKDKRYWHTEVGFNYRMTNIQAALGCAQLSRIEELMAKRQQLYSWYKRELKDVNGTTLNRTSEWATNSFWLICMEFDGWKNENDRDHFITRLRKAGVDSRPYFYPMSMMPYLSAVTTTPVAYQVYKKGINLPTYFDLKEEDIASIANAIKNQL comes from the coding sequence ATGATTCCGATCTCTCAGCCCTCTATAACACAAAAAGAAATTGATTACGTAACCGATGCCGTAAAGTCGACATGGATATCTTCATTAGGAAAGTATATCGATCAGTTCGAGTCTGACTTCGCAGATTTTTGCGGTACAAAGTATGCAATTTCGGTTTCCAACGGGACGGTTGCGATTCACCTCGCATTAGTTGCCAACGGTATTGGTGCCGGTGACGAAGTTATCGTTCCAGACCTTTCATTTGTAGCAACTGCCAATGCCGTGTTACACGCGGGCGCTACCCCTGTTTTTGTAGACATTGACCCCTTCAATTACTGCATTGATCCGTTAAGGATTGCGGACGCCATCACTCCGCGTACCAAAGCAATTATGCCGGTTCATCTTTACGGACATCCAGCGGACATGAAATCGATTATGAAAATCGCCAGTCGCCACAAACTGATTGTTATCGAAGATGCTGCGGAGGCACATGGGGCGAAAGCCTACGGCAAAACTGTTGGCAATTGGGGCAAGTGTGCAACTTTCAGTTTTTATGGAAATAAGAATTTGACAACTGGGGAAGGAGGGATGATTACCACCAATGACGATACATTGAATTTAAAATGCCGGTACTTGCGCGATCATGCGATGAGTAAGGATAAGCGATACTGGCATACAGAAGTTGGGTTTAATTACCGAATGACTAACATACAGGCCGCCCTCGGATGTGCTCAATTGTCACGAATTGAAGAACTAATGGCGAAACGGCAGCAGTTATATTCATGGTACAAACGTGAGTTGAAAGACGTCAATGGGACTACTTTGAACAGAACAAGCGAATGGGCTACAAATTCGTTTTGGCTTATCTGCATGGAGTTTGACGGTTGGAAAAACGAAAATGATCGGGACCATTTTATTACTCGCTTGAGAAAAGCGGGTGTAGACAGCCGCCCGTATTTCTACCCCATGAGTATGATGCCGTATTTGTCGGCAGTAACCACAACTCCTGTAGCTTACCAGGTTTATAAAAAAGGAATTAACCTCCCCACCTATTTTGATTTGAAAGAAGAGGATATTGCATCGATTGCCAATGCTATTAAAAATCAATTATGA